Part of the bacterium genome is shown below.
TTTTTAAAAAGACACTAGTAAAAATTACTAATATGAAGGTTGGCTTTATACAAGTATTTGAAAAATAAGGGTTTTTTTATCCTTTATGTTAAAGTCTCAATTTCTTATTGCTGAAGAATAGTTAAAAAGGAAGAGGGGGAGATAACAAGAGCTTCAAAAGAGGCATTGGATTTTGTATCCCTCCTTGGTATTGGAAATTGCCTTGCAAGGAATCTTTCCTATGGAGACCAGAGGAGGGTTGAAATAGCCCGTGCATTATCATCAGAGCCAGAATTGCTCCTTTTGGACGAGCCAACAGCAGGAATGAATAAGAAGGAGAGCAAAGAGATAATCTCCCTTGTCCGAAGGATAAGGGAGATGGGAAAAACCATTATTTTGATTGAGCATCAAATGGATGTTGTAATGGAGGTATCAGATAAGATTGTTGTTTTGGATTATGGAGAAAAGATTGCAAGTGGAAAACCTGATGATATAAGGAATGACCCTTGTGTTATTAAAGCATATTTAGGAGGAAATGCTTGAAATTCTAAACCTATTTGTTTCTTATGGAAAGGTTTCTGTCCTAAAAGGGATAAGCCTTTCTATAAAGAAAAAAGAAATAGTAGCTATTCTTGGGGCAAATGGTGCAGGAAAAACAACCCTCCTTAAAACAATATCTGGAATCCTTTCTCCTCTGTCAGGAGAAATAAGGTTTCTTGGAGAAAGGATTGACAGGCTCCCTTCCCATCAAATTACTAAATGTGGAATAATCCATGTTCCAGAGGGAAGAAAGATATTTTCCCGTTTAAGAGTAGAGGAAAATTTAAAGATGGGTGCATTTTTGCTTTCTAAAAAGGAGATAAAAGAGGGGTTTGAA
Proteins encoded:
- a CDS encoding ATP-binding cassette domain-containing protein, with protein sequence MDFVSLLGIGNCLARNLSYGDQRRVEIARALSSEPELLLLDEPTAGMNKKESKEIISLVRRIREMGKTIILIEHQMDVVMEVSDKIVVLDYGEKIASGKPDDIRNDPCVIKAYLGGNA